ttttgtgtgtgtgtgtgtgtggtatgcatgtgtctgtgtgttcttATGCATGtgggcatatgcacacatgtatgttctTGTGTGTAGAGACCAGAATCAACATCTAGTCtgttcctcagttgctctccaccttattttctgagacagggttttattgAATCTAAAGCTGACCAAACTGGCTAGGCCACCTGGCCAGCAATCCCTCAAGATACTCCTTTCcctgcttccccagggctgggagtaCAGGGCTCAGCAGTCACCTAGCTTTAAGGGGgtattggggatccaaactcaagttctcACACATGACCAGCAAGTAtattaatgactgagccattttCAAGCTCCCCGGGCATTTATTTTAATAGActggtttgtggtggtttgattcaggtgtccgccataaacttaggtgttctaaatgttaggtttccagctgatggcaatttgaaaattaatgcctcctgaaggctatGTATAgctaggggcgggcttatgggtgttataactagctgcttcttgccagtgtttggcacactctcctgttgatgctGTCCAcctggtgatgtccaccctctgctcatgtcgttctcccctgccatcacagagcttcccctcaagtctgtaagtcaaaataaacctttttttttttttttcacacaagctgctcttgtttggatgttttctaccagtaatgcaaacctgacagcaacaCGGTTCCATCTGCAAACACAGATTTCCACTATTATTGCCTTATGTCAGTATTTTAGAGAGTGGAGATTTCTGACTCTCAAACTACTTAAGGACGTTCTCTGAGACTAAACTTTAATTAGTGAAAGAAAAGGCCAGTGGCAATCCTTGCTTATACAATGTCCTTGCATCCACGGGATGAAAGCCTCTAGCATTTGTTAAGTGAGGAAAGAACCAGAGCCGTGGAAACTGACTGGATCCTGGGCAGCACCTTGGGGAGGGGCTTAATCCATTCAATATGAATGGCTTTTGTGTTCTGTGTTAGGTGAGGTATCAATGCTGACTATAAGTGATTTCCCCTCATCTACTGACTTGACACTGAATTTCCATGAAGATAGACCCCTGGGACACACGTACTTCCATAATTTTAGCATCTTCTTTCAAATATCAACTATTGGCacgatatatatagatagatagatatataataCATGGGAACAAACCTTAACCAGAATTCTTCACAAGTACTCTGTAGGCCTTCCACACAAACAACACCAGGTTTCCCAGGCATGCTAAACCCAGACAGAGAAAGCTCCTTGGCATACTCTAGaatacccttccttttgcttttgttgtAGATGTGGTGGCTATAGATCCAGAGTCTAGTAAAGAAGATATCGAGTGGCTGGGTTGCACTTTCGCTGGGGGAAGATGAGGTTTCTTTGCTGACATAGCTAGAGGCATGTTCTCTGACCCACTCAGTGGCATTTAGGATACAGACATCTCCAAGGCAGTGCTTCTTCAGGAATGCATTCAGATCTGTGTTCAGCTGAGTCTGCTGGGACCTATTTAGTAACACGGACCTGGTGGAAAACCCAAGGGGAGAATTAAATTAACATTCTTGGAAAATTTGGCAATTGCTTTCATTCTCAGATCAATTTTGACTTCTAAAGAGGCACAATTTCTGTAACATGCCTGACAGTGACTTCAGGCAGGACTTCAGGGTACTTAAAGGGAAGAATGCAGGACAGAGAAAACACCAcctgagaagaaaaggaaaaagaagagttcaggccaggtgtagtggtgcatttattttattttattttattttggttttttgaggtagggtctctctgtagcccaggctgacctggaattcaatacaaggtctcaggtggccttgaactcatggcgatcctcctacctctcttcctcctgagtactgggataaaagacatGTGCCTGGCATACTGGTGCATgtttttgatcccagcacttggaggctaaaagtaggaggatcgccatgagtttcaggacagcctaggtctaaagtgagttccagtcaacctgggctggagtgagaccctaccttgaaaaacacaagagTTGAATTACCATTGCTGGCTTGGACACGTCCAGGCTCAAATTGATAGTAAAGTGCACTTGTGAAGACCGGTCCTCCATTGTCTTCTTCTCAATACAGTCTTTCAGTTCTGCTACAGCCAGCTGGTCATTCACTACAAGCTCATTCTCACCGGGGAACATGCTGACCAGCAGGTCTAACTCAGAGAGCTGGGCCTCTGCCTGCTCCATCTCATTCATTCTTGGACATCTATATGTGCCTAAGGAGGTAAGGATAGGAGAAACAATTAacatatgtagtctcagcagaATGCAATAGggaaacatgggtacttaggcatTTGGTTTCATCATAAAATGTGAAATTTAACCTGAGCCTTTCCCCTGGTTTTCTACTTTCAGATATAAAGTAAAGACCAAAAATATTAAACTTCCCAATGAACAGTATAGGACTGTAATAACAATACAGAAAATCCTCGAAATCTAAACAGTTGATATAACATTTTCAGTTATGACGATGGCTAGTCTCACTTAAGTAAACAAGCCAGCCAACCAGCTCTAACAATGAGATAGCCAAAAGAATTGGCCTGTCTGGTTATACTAGAAGTCTAGAAGAAattgaataaataagaaaatttagtTATGGGAATGATTTCTCTTCTTGCAGTCAATGTTAATGTTTATTAGCCTGCTAAGAGTTgaagatctgggtgtggtggctaaagcctgtaaccccagagctcagaaggctgaggtcagctcaaggccaaccttggctacacaAGTCAGTTCCAGGACATCCTAAGatgcagagcaagaccc
The genomic region above belongs to Jaculus jaculus isolate mJacJac1 chromosome 5, mJacJac1.mat.Y.cur, whole genome shotgun sequence and contains:
- the Rwdd2b gene encoding RWD domain-containing protein 2B isoform X2, which produces MNEMEQAEAQLSELDLLVSMFPGENELVVNDQLAVAELKDCIEKKTMEDRSSQVHFTINLSLDVSKPAMVVFSLSCILPFKYPEVLPEVTVRSVLLNRSQQTQLNTDLNAFLKKHCLGDVCILNATEWVREHASSYVSKETSSSPSESATQPLDIFFTRLWIYSHHIYNKSKRKGILEYAKELSLSGFSMPGKPGVVCVEGLQSTCEEFWLRLRKLNWKRILIRHREDIPFDGTMEAMERQRKFPNFEEKLFCANPARGNHMDFGQLYQFLNAQGCGEVFQMFFGVEGQ
- the Rwdd2b gene encoding RWD domain-containing protein 2B isoform X1, producing the protein MSLPSGSLAGIDRFWSESRFHRTFSRRGPSCPCLQEIQIAAVRELTSVLGTYRCPRMNEMEQAEAQLSELDLLVSMFPGENELVVNDQLAVAELKDCIEKKTMEDRSSQVHFTINLSLDVSKPAMVVFSLSCILPFKYPEVLPEVTVRSVLLNRSQQTQLNTDLNAFLKKHCLGDVCILNATEWVREHASSYVSKETSSSPSESATQPLDIFFTRLWIYSHHIYNKSKRKGILEYAKELSLSGFSMPGKPGVVCVEGLQSTCEEFWLRLRKLNWKRILIRHREDIPFDGTMEAMERQRKFPNFEEKLFCANPARGNHMDFGQLYQFLNAQGCGEVFQMFFGVEGQ